The following are from one region of the Vitis riparia cultivar Riparia Gloire de Montpellier isolate 1030 chromosome 14, EGFV_Vit.rip_1.0, whole genome shotgun sequence genome:
- the LOC117929645 gene encoding xyloglucan glycosyltransferase 4, translated as MAPSSVVLTIEKPSNFSLVEITGSKTSMFPEKEKAASPKQFTWVLLLKVHRALACLSWLATGARTVFVAAKKRLALSEIKEEEPTNRGRLYRFIRAFVFISIVALFMEVIAHFKKWNLNLIQPLEVQGLVQWSYMAWLSFRVDYIAPLVLILSKFCIVLFLIQSLDRLFLCFGCFWIKHKKLKPEMDADAYDIEDGSSFPMVLVQIPMCNEKEVYAQSISAVCQLDWPRERLLIQVLDDSDDENVQLLIKNEVSSWNQKGVNIIYRHRFVRTGYKAGNLKSAMACDYVKDYEFVAIFDADFQPNPDFLKQTIPHFKGNPEVGLVQARWSFVNKDENLLTRLQNINLCFHFEVEQQVNGLFLEFFGFNGTAGVWRIKALEESGGWLERTTVEDMDIAVRAHLHGWKFIFLNDVKVPCELPESYEAYKKQQHRWHSGPMQLFRLCLPAIVTSKMGIWKKANLIFLFFLLRKLILPFYSFTLFCIILPLTMFIPEAELPVWVICYIPIFMSLLNILPAPKSFPFLVPYLLFENTMSVTKFNAMVSGLFQLGSAYEWVVTKKTGRSSESDLLAMAEKESKSSNQEKIQRRLSESGLEMLSKVKEQKAPHLKKKKRNRLYRKELALAFLLLTASARSLLSAHGVHFYFLLFQGLSFLVVGLDLIGEQIS; from the exons ATGGCTCCAAGCTCGGTTGTACTCACAATCGAAAAGCCTAGCAACTTCTCTTTAGTGGAGATCACAGGTTCAAAGACATCCATGTTTCCCGAGAAGGAAAAGGCTGCTAGTCCCAAGCAGTTTACATGGGTTCTTCTCTTGAAAGTTCACAGAGCTCTTGCTTGCCTTTCATGGCTGGCGACTGGTGCGCGGACTGTGTTTGTTGCAGCCAAGAAGCGTTTGGCCTTATCTGAGATAAAGGAAGAAGAACCCACGAACAGGGGAAGGTTGTACAGATTCATCAGAGCTTTTGTCTTCATTTCAATAGTGGCTTTGTTCATGGAAGTCATTGCCCATTTCAAGAAATGGAATTTGAATCTGATTCAGCCATTGGAGGTCCAGGGCCTTGTGCAGTGGTCCTACATGGCTTGGCTGTCCTTCAGAGTTGATTACATTGCCCCTTTGGTTCTAATTCTTTCCAAATTCTGCATTGTCCTTTTCTTGATTCAATCTCTCGATCGGCTTTTTCTCTGTTTTGGCTGTTTCTGGATTAAGCACAAGAAGTTGAAGCCCGAGATGGATGCAGACGCCTATGACATTGAGGATGGCTCAAGTTTCCCAATGGTCCTTGTTCAGATTCCAATGTGCAATGAAAAAGAG GTATATGCACAATCAATCTCTGCAGTCTGTCAGCTGGATTGGCCGAGGGAGCGCCTCCTGATTCAAGTTCTCGATGACTCAGACGATGAAAATGTACAGCtactaataaaaaatgaagtctctTCATGGAACCAGAAAGGGGTGAACATAATCTACAGACATCGATTTGTAAGAACCGGGTACAAAGCTGGCAATCTGAAATCAGCCATGGCCTGTGACTATGTTAAAGACTACGAGTTTGTTGCCATTTTCGACGCAGACTTCCAGCCCAATCCTGATTTCCTCAAGCAAACAATCCCTCACTTTAAG GGAAATCCTGAGGTGGGTCTTGTCCAGGCTCGGTGGTCTTTTGTGAACAAGGATGAGAATCTACTCACTAGGCTCCAGAACATCAATCTGTGCTTCCATTTCGAGGTGGAACAGCAAGTCAATGGCCTTTTCCTCGAATTCTTCGGGTTCAATGGGACTGCAGGGGTGTGGAGAATTAAGGCCTTAGAGGAGTCAGGAGGATGGCTGGAGAGAACAACAGTTGAGGATATGGACATTGCCGTCCGAGCCCACTTGCATGGGTGGAAGTTCATCTTCCTCAATGATGTCAAAGTGCCCTGTGAATTACCGGAGTCCTATGAAGCTTACAAGAAGCAGCAGCATCGCTGGCATTCTGGTCCAATGCAGCTCTTCAGATTATGCCTCCCTGCTATCGTAACCTCCAAG ATGGGGATATGGAAGAAGGCCAATTTGATATTCCTGTTCTTTCTTCTAAGGAAACTAATTCTTCCCTTCTACTCATTCACACTCTTCTGTATCATACTTCCATTAACCATGTTCATACCGGAGGCCGAATTGCCTGTTTGGGTGATCTGCTACATCCCCATTTTCATGTCCCTTTTGAACATTCTCCCAGCCCCAAAATCATTCCCATTCCTAGTCCCATACCTACTATTCGAAAACACAATGTCTGTCACAAAATTCAATGCCATGGTATCAGGGCTATTTCAGCTGGGAAGCGCCTACGAATGGGTGGTGACAAAGAAGACAGGCAGGTCATCAGAATCAGACTTACTAGCCATGGCAGAGAAGGAATCAAAGTCTTCAAACCAAGAAAAGATCCAGAGGAGACTATCTGAATCTGGCCTGGAAATGCTAAGCAAAGTGAAGGAACAGAAGGCCCCTCatctgaagaagaagaagagaaacagGCTCTACAGGAAGGAGCTGGCACTGGCTTTTCTTCTGCTCACTGCCTCTGCAAGAAGCCTACTGTCAGCTCACGGGGTTCACTTCTACTTCTTGCTTTTCCAGGGACTGTCTTTTCTGGTGGTGGGATTGGACCTAATTGGGGAGCAGATAAGCTGA
- the LOC117931099 gene encoding uncharacterized protein LOC117931099 isoform X3, translating into MEEEKDAFYVVRKGDIVGLYKSFSECQAQAGFSVCDPSVSVYKGYCLPKDAEVFLASHGLKNASYVINAADVKGDIFGKLQACPFQQPGSSKGTSNQDLPQKRLHEAIESINFQGAVGPKSISTNCQRKHSRLENCIEAQAMSSNCFDGASKGNPGQAGAGAVLRADDGSAVIHLREGVGIATNNVAEYRALILGMKYALKKGIKRIRARGDSQLVCMQFQGLWKTKNQNMADLCEEAKELGKKFLSFQIEHVLREFNSEADAQANLAVNLMNGQVQEEYKK; encoded by the exons ATGGAGGAAGAGAAGGATGCTTTCTATGTAGTCCGCAAGGGAGATATTGTTGGCTTGTATAAGAGTTTCAGTGAATGCCAAGCTCAAGCTGGATTTTCC gtaTGTGATCCTTCCGTAAGTGTGTACAAAGGATATTGTCTGCCGAAGGATGCTGAAGTATTCCTTGCCTCACATGGGCTTAAGAATGCATCCTATGTAATCAATGCTGCTGATGTGAAAGGTGATATTTTTGGCAAACTTCAGGCTTGCCCTTTCCAG CAACCAGGTTCTTCTAAGGGAACATCTAACCAGGATCTCCCACAAAAGAGATTGCACGAAGCAATTGAATCTATAAATTTT CAGGGAGCAGTTGGACCAAAGTCAATTTCAACAAATTGTCAGAGAAAACATTCTAGGTTAGAGAACTGTATAGAGGCTCAAGCAATGTCTTCGAATTGT TTTGATGGTGCTTCAAAAGGAAATCCTGGACAAGCTGGTGCAGGAGCGGTGCTGCGAGCTGATGATGGAAGTGCG GTTATCCATTTGCGTGAAGGTGTTGGCATTGCAACCAATAATGTTGCTGAATATCGAGCCTTGATTTTAGGAATGAAATATGCTCTTAAGAAAGGCATTAAACGCATACGTGCCCGGGGAGACTCTCAACTTGTTTGTATGCAG TTTCAAGGGTTATGGAAAACTAAAAACCAAAACATGGCCGACCTTTGTGAAGAGGCCAAGGAGCTCGGCAAAAAGTTTTTGTCATTCCAGATTGAGCATGTCCTTAGG
- the LOC117929661 gene encoding ankyrin repeat domain-containing protein EMB506, chloroplastic-like has protein sequence MVSCATVPLPLSRCFPFSVVATTAATPTKLFTEFSTPRRNHFCFPHVVERLKVRICAVDRNRVSSLQPRTRAWEDPDDGSGSEYDDEDEEMEEYDLDFESDWEEEKDASSTVTGVNKSTARKYEADLVKEVVQLLGPEERQILQQNDAPNLEKISTAKWSPLHTLALSGQIHSMDKLLANGLDIDNVDKDGLTALHRAIIGKKEAVISHLLRKGANPHVRDRDGATPLHYAVQVGAMQTVKLLIKYNVDINAADNEGWTPLHIAIQSRNRIIAKRLLVNGADKTRRNQDGKTPLDLSLCYGKDFKSYELAKLLKLVPANRDL, from the exons ATGGTCTCATGCGCTACAGTGCCTTTACCTTTGAGTAGATGTTTTCCATTTTCTGTTGTTGCAACTACCGCTGCTACACCGACCAAGCTCTTCACGGAATTTAGTACTCCAAGGAGGAATCACTTTTGTTTTCCTCATGTTGTGGAACGCTTGAAAGTAAGGATTTGTGCGGTTGACCGAAACCGGGTTTCTTCCTTGCAACCCCGCACAAGAGCTTGGGAAGATCCTGATGATGGAAGTGGAAGCGaatatgatgatgaagatgaggaaatggaagaatatgatttggattttgaaagtgattgggaagaagaaaaggatGCTTCCTCTACAGTTACTGGCGTCAATAAATCCACAGCAAGGAAGTATGAGGCTGATCTTGTGAAAG AGGTTGTACAGCTATTGGGGCCAGAAGAAAGACAGATTTTGCAACAGAATGATGCTCCTAACCTTGAAAAAATATCAACC GCAAAATGGAGCCCACTCCATACTCTTGCACTATCAGGGCAGATACATTCCATGGACAAGCTTCTTGCAAATGGGCTTGATATTGATAATGTTGATAAG GATGGTCTCACTGCTCTTCATAGGGCAATTATTGGTAAAAAGGAGGCTGTCATTAGTCATCTTTTAAGAAAAGGTGCAAATCCTCATGTCAGAGATCGG GATGGTGCTACTCCGCTCCATTATGCTGTTCAAGTTGGTGCTATGCAGACTGTGAAATTATTGATCAAGTACAACGTCGACATTAATGCGGCAGATAAT GAAGGGTGGACTCCATTGCACATTGCCATACAAAGTAGAAATCGAATTATAGCAAAACGTTTGTTAGTCAATGGTGCGGATAAGACCAGAAGAAATCAG GATGGGAAAACACCTCTCGATCTAAGCTTATGTTATGGAAAAGACTTCAAGTCTTATGAACTTGCCAAGTTACTGAAGCTTGTACCAGCCAATAGAGATCTTTGA
- the LOC117931099 gene encoding uncharacterized protein LOC117931099 isoform X2: protein MEEEKDAFYVVRKGDIVGLYKSFSECQAQAGFSVCDPSVSVYKGYCLPKDAEVFLASHGLKNASYVINAADVKGDIFGKLQACPFQQPGSSKGTSNQDLPQKRLHEAIESINFGAVGPKSISTNCQRKHSRLENCIEAQAMSSNCHSWLLQFDGASKGNPGQAGAGAVLRADDGSAVIHLREGVGIATNNVAEYRALILGMKYALKKGIKRIRARGDSQLVCMQFQGLWKTKNQNMADLCEEAKELGKKFLSFQIEHVLREFNSEADAQANLAVNLMNGQVQEEYKK from the exons ATGGAGGAAGAGAAGGATGCTTTCTATGTAGTCCGCAAGGGAGATATTGTTGGCTTGTATAAGAGTTTCAGTGAATGCCAAGCTCAAGCTGGATTTTCC gtaTGTGATCCTTCCGTAAGTGTGTACAAAGGATATTGTCTGCCGAAGGATGCTGAAGTATTCCTTGCCTCACATGGGCTTAAGAATGCATCCTATGTAATCAATGCTGCTGATGTGAAAGGTGATATTTTTGGCAAACTTCAGGCTTGCCCTTTCCAG CAACCAGGTTCTTCTAAGGGAACATCTAACCAGGATCTCCCACAAAAGAGATTGCACGAAGCAATTGAATCTATAAATTTT GGAGCAGTTGGACCAAAGTCAATTTCAACAAATTGTCAGAGAAAACATTCTAGGTTAGAGAACTGTATAGAGGCTCAAGCAATGTCTTCGAATTGT CACTCCTGGCTTCTTCAGTTTGATGGTGCTTCAAAAGGAAATCCTGGACAAGCTGGTGCAGGAGCGGTGCTGCGAGCTGATGATGGAAGTGCG GTTATCCATTTGCGTGAAGGTGTTGGCATTGCAACCAATAATGTTGCTGAATATCGAGCCTTGATTTTAGGAATGAAATATGCTCTTAAGAAAGGCATTAAACGCATACGTGCCCGGGGAGACTCTCAACTTGTTTGTATGCAG TTTCAAGGGTTATGGAAAACTAAAAACCAAAACATGGCCGACCTTTGTGAAGAGGCCAAGGAGCTCGGCAAAAAGTTTTTGTCATTCCAGATTGAGCATGTCCTTAGG
- the LOC117929703 gene encoding multifunctional methyltransferase subunit TRM112 homolog A-like has product MRLLTHNMLSSNIKGVTNGFPLRIEVEKMVEKQVDFNADFLKNMFAKIEWKALFDAAQTMGYTDLPAEAESSMLDSDEFLKKFHHALLELHLEEGALICPETGRRFPVNKGIPNMLLHEDEV; this is encoded by the coding sequence ATGAGGCTTCTAACTCACAACATGCTATCCTCCAACATCAAGGGTGTGACTAATGGCTTTCCTCTGCGCATCGAAGTagagaaaatggttgaaaagcAAGTAGACTTCAATGCTGACTTCCTTAAGAACATGTTCGCAAAAATTGAGTGGAAGGCCCTCTTTGATGCAGCCCAAACCATGGGCTACACAGATCTCCCTGCAGAGGCTGAGTCATCCATGCTTGATTCTGATGAGTTCCTGAAGAAGTTTCACCATGCCCTCCTTGAGCTCCACCTCGAAGAGGGTGCCCTAATCTGCCCTGAAACTGGCCGACGTTTTCCTGTCAACAAGGGTATCCCCAATATGCTCCTTCATGAAGATGAGGTCTGA
- the LOC117931099 gene encoding uncharacterized protein LOC117931099 isoform X1 has product MEEEKDAFYVVRKGDIVGLYKSFSECQAQAGFSVCDPSVSVYKGYCLPKDAEVFLASHGLKNASYVINAADVKGDIFGKLQACPFQQPGSSKGTSNQDLPQKRLHEAIESINFQGAVGPKSISTNCQRKHSRLENCIEAQAMSSNCHSWLLQFDGASKGNPGQAGAGAVLRADDGSAVIHLREGVGIATNNVAEYRALILGMKYALKKGIKRIRARGDSQLVCMQFQGLWKTKNQNMADLCEEAKELGKKFLSFQIEHVLREFNSEADAQANLAVNLMNGQVQEEYKK; this is encoded by the exons ATGGAGGAAGAGAAGGATGCTTTCTATGTAGTCCGCAAGGGAGATATTGTTGGCTTGTATAAGAGTTTCAGTGAATGCCAAGCTCAAGCTGGATTTTCC gtaTGTGATCCTTCCGTAAGTGTGTACAAAGGATATTGTCTGCCGAAGGATGCTGAAGTATTCCTTGCCTCACATGGGCTTAAGAATGCATCCTATGTAATCAATGCTGCTGATGTGAAAGGTGATATTTTTGGCAAACTTCAGGCTTGCCCTTTCCAG CAACCAGGTTCTTCTAAGGGAACATCTAACCAGGATCTCCCACAAAAGAGATTGCACGAAGCAATTGAATCTATAAATTTT CAGGGAGCAGTTGGACCAAAGTCAATTTCAACAAATTGTCAGAGAAAACATTCTAGGTTAGAGAACTGTATAGAGGCTCAAGCAATGTCTTCGAATTGT CACTCCTGGCTTCTTCAGTTTGATGGTGCTTCAAAAGGAAATCCTGGACAAGCTGGTGCAGGAGCGGTGCTGCGAGCTGATGATGGAAGTGCG GTTATCCATTTGCGTGAAGGTGTTGGCATTGCAACCAATAATGTTGCTGAATATCGAGCCTTGATTTTAGGAATGAAATATGCTCTTAAGAAAGGCATTAAACGCATACGTGCCCGGGGAGACTCTCAACTTGTTTGTATGCAG TTTCAAGGGTTATGGAAAACTAAAAACCAAAACATGGCCGACCTTTGTGAAGAGGCCAAGGAGCTCGGCAAAAAGTTTTTGTCATTCCAGATTGAGCATGTCCTTAGG